One window of Vibrio atlanticus genomic DNA carries:
- a CDS encoding N-6 DNA methylase encodes MNPHSLPKKRELGAYYTPPELSQILVDWAITRPEETILEPSFGGCGFFDSCIKRLQAINCGSPDQQLYGVDIDKHAFDILSQKFGRVVDTKKRFIKSDFISVQPEDFLTNKFDVVLGNPPYVSMHNMTKEQRESCDKILQASPFSDVTMGRNASLWAFFLLHSLSFIKEGGRVAWVLPSSLLHADYAKNLIEIHQKHFKSVKLIKLAERFFRSEGAKETSIILIADGFSSAKINNGGVSVDYVDTLEELTLSLTEDVTNTAFNFGKYKLDLLPQCVKEVYESLSSKRYAHPLSQYLDIKIGMVTGANKYFIIDKKTVDKYNLPEECLRPVVGRFPSFIGVKHSVLRQRAIQKNNKRAYLVHATPEQMQDTSSPVSQYLSQITAKEIEDNRTFKKRPHWFAPDDNIISDAFMSYMIHLGPRMVINQGKINCTNSIHKIFFHDKKMGADEKLAIAVSLLSSYSQLSAELEGRAYSSGVLKIEPSAGRKIEILLTDECVSEFKRAVPEIEIYIKKNSMDEVTAIVDNILIKSNLVTKEQCEQLIKGAHFLRKERYKGVKSYNE; translated from the coding sequence ATGAATCCGCACTCATTGCCTAAGAAAAGAGAGCTTGGAGCTTACTATACACCACCCGAGCTAAGCCAAATTCTTGTAGATTGGGCGATAACAAGACCAGAAGAAACAATTTTAGAGCCTAGTTTTGGAGGGTGTGGTTTTTTCGATAGCTGTATCAAACGATTGCAGGCCATAAACTGTGGCTCTCCAGATCAACAACTTTATGGTGTTGATATAGATAAACACGCTTTTGATATTTTAAGTCAGAAATTTGGGCGTGTTGTTGATACAAAAAAGCGCTTTATCAAAAGTGACTTTATTTCAGTTCAACCTGAAGATTTTTTGACGAACAAATTTGATGTTGTGCTTGGCAATCCTCCTTATGTTTCAATGCACAATATGACAAAAGAGCAGCGTGAGTCTTGTGACAAAATTTTGCAAGCCTCTCCTTTCTCTGACGTAACTATGGGGCGTAATGCAAGCTTATGGGCATTTTTCCTGTTACATAGCCTGTCATTTATTAAAGAAGGCGGTCGAGTTGCTTGGGTTTTACCAAGTAGCTTGCTACATGCTGACTATGCTAAGAACCTCATTGAAATCCATCAGAAGCACTTCAAGAGCGTAAAGCTTATTAAATTAGCAGAGCGCTTTTTTAGAAGCGAAGGGGCTAAAGAAACATCAATTATTCTTATTGCTGATGGTTTTAGCTCAGCTAAAATCAACAATGGCGGTGTTTCTGTCGATTACGTTGATACATTAGAAGAGTTAACGTTGAGTCTGACTGAAGATGTTACAAACACAGCTTTTAACTTCGGAAAGTATAAGCTTGATCTACTGCCCCAATGTGTAAAAGAAGTGTATGAATCTTTATCTTCAAAAAGATACGCACATCCACTTAGCCAGTACTTAGACATAAAAATAGGTATGGTTACTGGTGCCAACAAGTACTTTATCATCGACAAAAAAACAGTAGATAAATACAACCTTCCAGAAGAATGCTTGAGGCCAGTAGTAGGCCGTTTCCCCTCATTTATTGGAGTGAAACATTCTGTTCTAAGACAACGAGCCATCCAAAAAAACAATAAACGAGCTTACTTGGTACATGCAACGCCAGAACAAATGCAGGACACATCTAGTCCTGTAAGTCAGTACTTGTCACAGATCACAGCTAAAGAGATTGAAGATAATCGCACTTTTAAAAAGCGACCTCATTGGTTTGCTCCTGATGACAATATAATCTCCGACGCGTTTATGTCTTATATGATTCACCTTGGCCCAAGAATGGTGATCAACCAAGGAAAGATTAACTGCACTAACTCAATACATAAAATATTTTTTCATGATAAGAAAATGGGTGCAGATGAAAAATTAGCTATTGCAGTGTCGCTACTTTCTAGCTATTCACAACTTTCTGCTGAATTAGAAGGGCGAGCATACAGTTCCGGCGTGCTGAAGATAGAGCCAAGTGCAGGTCGAAAAATAGAGATCCTGTTAACGGATGAATGTGTAAGTGAATTTAAACGAGCTGTTCCCGAAA